The genomic interval ATCAAACCTGCGCGGTGTCCTGCACGGGAATCGGGGAAGACTTCATTCGCAATGGTGTGGCTCGCGACGTCTCCGCGCGAATGTCGTACCTCGGTAATACGGCAGACAAAGCCGTTGAGGCGATCCTGTCAAGCAAAGAGCATCCGGTTCGCGGCGGTATCATTGCAGTGAGTCACGATGGTGAGATCGTGATGCGATTCAATACGGAATCGATGTCAAGGGCTGCAGCGGATTGGCGAGGCCGGCGCGAAGTTCACGTGACTGATTGATAGTGAGTACTAAGATGATGAATTGTCTCAGCCGGATGCTGGCCCTATGGGCGTTGCTTTTTCTCGTCACGGCGTCGTCGGCCGCAGATCAATGGTCGATCGAGCGTCTTGCGGAAGCGAAAGATTATTCCCAGACGATCGATACCGCGGCGGTCGTCATTCTGCAGGATGGCAAGCTCGTTGATCAATGGGGAGCGGTCGCAATGCCGCTCAACTGTCACTCCATTCGCAAAAGCCTGCTGAGTGCTATGTTTGGTCAGCATGTACAGGATGGTATTGTCGATCTCGATGAAACGCTTGGCGATCTGGGCATCGACGATAACGAGCCACCGCTGACAGAGATCGAAAAGACGGCTACGGTTCGTGACTTGCTGATGGCCAGGTCGGGAGTCTATCACCCCGCTCTGTACGAAACCGCATCCATGGCTGCGAAACGGCCGAAGCGTGGAACGCATGCACCCGGAACGTTTTGGTACTACAACAACTGGGATTTCAACACGCTGGGGACCATCTTCCGGCAACAAACGGGACGTGACTTGTTCGACGAGTTCAACTCCAGGATCGCCGAGCCGCTCGGAATGCTCGATTTTCGTCCCGGGAGAGACACGGAGTACGTGTCCGGAAAAGATTCGATCCACCGTGCCTATCCGTTTCAATTGAGCGCCAGGGATCTGGCAAGATTCGGACAACTGATGCTTCAGAACGGTCGATGGAACGGACAGCAGCTCGTTCCCGAAACTTGGGTTCGTGAAAGCACGCAGTCCTACTCGGATGCCGGAAAATCCGGTGGATACGGATACATGTGGTGGGTGGCGGTCGATGGTGAGCACCTGCCTGGCGTGACGTTGCCTGCGGGGAGTTACTCCGGTCGCGGCTATCGCGGCCATTACCTTGTGATCATCCCCGAATGGAACTTGGTGGTTTGCCACCGCGTCAACACACACCAATCAGGCACGGTGGTTTCCAGCAGTCAGTTTGGCAAGTTGTTGTCATTGATCCTCGCAGCAAGAACCGGCACGACAGAAATTGCCTCCAACGACAGCAAAGAACTTCCCAAGGCCAGTGAATACAGCATTATCATCCGCAATGGTGAAATCATCGACGGTACGGGGCGGAACCGTTTTTCAGCGGATGTAGGAATCGTGGCAGATCGCATCGCTGAAATCGGAGATCTTTCCGATGCGACTGCGGATCGAATCATCGATGCCACCGGACAGATTGTTTGCCCAGGCTTCATTGACTTGCACAGCCACGCCGAGGAAGGCTTGGTTCATCGTGATCCCGCAAGACGCAGTGCTCCCAACTTGATCACGCAAGGGATCACAACGGTCGTGGTAAACCAGGACGGCGATGGACCGCTCGATATGAAAAGTCAGCGTGAGTCGATGCAGCAATCGGGAATCGGATTGAACGTGGTCCAAGCTCTCGGTCACGGCACCCTGCGTCGCAAAGTCCTCGGCGACGACTATCAACGTCCCGCATCGCCCGAGGAAATCGAAACGATGCAGGGATTGCTACGTTCCGCGTTAAAGGAACGCGTTTTTGGAATGTCTGCCGGGCTGGAGTATGTGCCCGGCAGATGGAGCACTGCGCGAGAGATGCATTCACTGGCGCAGACGATCAAGGAGTTTGATGGTGTCTACATCGTTCACGAACGTAGTTCGGGCACCCGACCGATGTGGTTTTTGCCGAGTCGTGATTCACACGAGCAGCCATCGATGGTGGACAACATTCGAGAGTTGATCGCGGTTGCCGCCGACACGAGGGTGACGACTGTGGCGACGCACATCAAGGCTCGCGGCACAGATTTCTGGGGATCGAGCGAGACCATCAATTCGATGATCCGAAAGGCGCGCGAAGAAGGGCTTCCGCTATTTGCGGATCAATATCCATACAACACAAGCGGGTCCGACGGTCGTATCGTTTTGATTCCCGATTGGGTGTTCGCCAAAGAGGCGGGCGAACGAGACGAACAGCGCGAAGAGTCCGACAACGCCGATTCAAAGCGTGACTTCGCCAAACAGCTTGAGAGTGTTCTGCAGGACGAGCAGCTGACCTCGCATCTTCGCAAGGATGTCGAATACGAAATCACTCGTCGCGGAGGTGCTGAGAAAATCCTGATCATCCAGTCCAATGAGGCGGGGATCGCAGGCAAGACACTCGGCGAGTATGCCGAGATGCATCAAGAAGAACCGGTGGATGCAGTTTTTCGACTTCAGCTCATGGGGGATCGCCATCGTCGCGGTGGCGCTCAGTTGCGGGCATTCTCGATGGATGAAGCGGACGTCGAAGCATTCGCCGCAACGGCTTGGACGGCTACCTCCAGTGATGCCGGGATCGCACTTCCTCATGACGGTCCGGTTCACCCGCGGTTTTACGGAGCGTTTCCACGAAAGATCCGGCATTACGCCATCGATCGGGGTTTGATGTCTGTGGAGGAAGCGGTGCGAGTTTCCACCTCGCTACCGGCAATGATTCTTGGCCTTATCGACCGAGGCGAATTGAAGACCGGGTTTGTCGCGGATTTGGTCGTGTTTGATCCGGAAACCGTTCGTGATCGCTCGGATGCCTTTCATCCACATCGATTTGCCGAAGGGATCAGCTACGTATTGATCAACGGTTCGTTGTCCGTCGATCATCAGCAGTGGTATGGCAACCTGTCGGGGCAAGTCATTTTGAAAAGCCAACGCGATCCAGTGAAACACCCAAACTCTGACGATGGGAACACACAGCCATGATTTGCTTCAAGCGATATTGTTTAGGAACAATGATCCATTTACTGGCGCACGTGGTTCCATTCGCAACGGCGCACTTGGTAATGGGATTCGCCAGAATTCCTTTCGGGCAGGATTTCTGGCGAAATCCAATACGCCATCCATTGATAATACGCTGCTTACTTTGCCCATTGGTTTTCACAGCTTTGCTCGGTCTGGCGACGGCGGCGGCACAGGATACCGCAGCGAACACAATCATTGCGGCAAAGGAAATTGATCAACAAGACATTGATCAACTCGTACGCAACTACATGGACCGACACGGCGTGCCTGGTATGTCAATCGCCGTCGCCTCGCAGAACGAATTGGTTTATGCAAAGGGATTCGGGTTGGCCGATGTTGAGCATTCGGTTGAGGCAACGGAGACGACGCGTTACCGAACGGCTTCCATCGCCAAACCGATGACAGCCGCCGTGATTTTGTCGCTGTTGGACGAGGGTAAATTGGATTTAGACAAGTCCGTGACGTCGTATGTTTCTGGTTTTCCAGAGAAGCGATGGCCTGTTACCAGTCGGCAACTGCTGGGACATCTTGGCGGGGTTCGACATTACAAATCTTCTGCGGAATCCTCGTCGACGGAGCACTTTTTTAACCTCAAGGCCGCCTTGCGAACGTTTGCCGACGATCCGCTGATTCACGAGCCAGGCACACGGTACCGGTATTCCTCTTTTGGTTACAACCTGCTCGGAA from Stieleria varia carries:
- a CDS encoding serine hydrolase, whose amino-acid sequence is MMNCLSRMLALWALLFLVTASSAADQWSIERLAEAKDYSQTIDTAAVVILQDGKLVDQWGAVAMPLNCHSIRKSLLSAMFGQHVQDGIVDLDETLGDLGIDDNEPPLTEIEKTATVRDLLMARSGVYHPALYETASMAAKRPKRGTHAPGTFWYYNNWDFNTLGTIFRQQTGRDLFDEFNSRIAEPLGMLDFRPGRDTEYVSGKDSIHRAYPFQLSARDLARFGQLMLQNGRWNGQQLVPETWVRESTQSYSDAGKSGGYGYMWWVAVDGEHLPGVTLPAGSYSGRGYRGHYLVIIPEWNLVVCHRVNTHQSGTVVSSSQFGKLLSLILAARTGTTEIASNDSKELPKASEYSIIIRNGEIIDGTGRNRFSADVGIVADRIAEIGDLSDATADRIIDATGQIVCPGFIDLHSHAEEGLVHRDPARRSAPNLITQGITTVVVNQDGDGPLDMKSQRESMQQSGIGLNVVQALGHGTLRRKVLGDDYQRPASPEEIETMQGLLRSALKERVFGMSAGLEYVPGRWSTAREMHSLAQTIKEFDGVYIVHERSSGTRPMWFLPSRDSHEQPSMVDNIRELIAVAADTRVTTVATHIKARGTDFWGSSETINSMIRKAREEGLPLFADQYPYNTSGSDGRIVLIPDWVFAKEAGERDEQREESDNADSKRDFAKQLESVLQDEQLTSHLRKDVEYEITRRGGAEKILIIQSNEAGIAGKTLGEYAEMHQEEPVDAVFRLQLMGDRHRRGGAQLRAFSMDEADVEAFAATAWTATSSDAGIALPHDGPVHPRFYGAFPRKIRHYAIDRGLMSVEEAVRVSTSLPAMILGLIDRGELKTGFVADLVVFDPETVRDRSDAFHPHRFAEGISYVLINGSLSVDHQQWYGNLSGQVILKSQRDPVKHPNSDDGNTQP